The Candidatus Obscuribacterales bacterium genome includes the window CTAGCGGGGTACCGGTGATGGGTACAAAGGGGACAATAAAGGGATAAACGCCTAGCTGAATGAGGCGATCGCTGGTGTCCACCAAGGCATTGAGGCTATCCCCCAAACCGGCGAGGAGATAGGTGCTGACCTGTCCCCAACCAAAGACCTGTACCGCGGCGGCAAAGGCTTCGAAATAGGTTTCCAGAGAGACGGTGGCTTTCCCCGGCATAATGCGATCGCGCACCTCGGGGGTGACGGCCTCTAGGTGCATTCCCAGGCTGTTGACGCCGGCTGCCTTCATCCGTTCAAACCAACTGAAATCCGCTGGGGGTTCGCATTGCGCCTGGATGGGAATATCGACCCGTGCTTTGATTGCCCGCGCACATTCCGTTAGATAAGCGGCACCGCGATCGGGAGTATTGGGGGTGCCGGTAGTCATCACCACATGCTTTACCCCATCGAGCCGCACCGCCGCTTCGGTTACTTCAGCCAATTGATCCGGTGTTTTGCGGGCAA containing:
- a CDS encoding MSMEG_0568 family radical SAM protein, with the translated sequence KQPKFYGLQTADGIPYWKIALLHSHDVLATTVLQTCMRYNDRATACQFCAIGQSLSADRTIARKTPDQLAEVTEAAVRLDGVKHVVMTTGTPNTPDRGAAYLTECARAIKARVDIPIQAQCEPPADFSWFERMKAAGVNSLGMHLEAVTPEVRDRIMPGKATVSLETYFEAFAAAVQVFGWGQVSTYLLAGLGDSLNALVDTSDRLIQLGVYPFIVPFVPITGTPLEDTAPPDSEFMYRLYQEVGQRLKNAGLSSQDVEAGCAKCGACSALSAFET